The Exiguobacterium mexicanum genome includes a window with the following:
- a CDS encoding beta-ketoacyl-ACP synthase III — protein sequence MNIGIIGIGSFLPEHRVTNIDLEKRMDTSDEWIRTRTGIEARHLADTDLSVADMATQAAERALQSAGVSIEDIDAIICATATAPSFPATACLVQANLGAKRAVAFDVSAACSGFIFAMDTAKSMMQAKGLKRTLVIGAEKMGNLIDWDDRSTAVLFGDGAGAVVLGEDEVAAIDSIVLGSDGTGGKFLYENEEGKIVMNGREVFKFAVRKMPDIVLEALQGAGKTIEDLDVLVPHQANRRIIDAAIERLGLHEEKVVVTIQDHANTSAASIPLALAEAVKHGKISNGQTVVVAGFGAGLTWGASCLTWNNANITEEINA from the coding sequence ATGAACATTGGAATCATTGGGATTGGTTCGTTCCTTCCGGAGCACCGGGTCACGAACATCGATTTGGAAAAACGAATGGATACGAGCGATGAATGGATTCGGACCCGGACCGGAATCGAGGCGCGACATTTGGCCGACACCGATTTGAGTGTCGCCGACATGGCCACACAGGCTGCCGAGCGGGCGCTCCAAAGCGCCGGTGTCTCGATTGAAGACATCGATGCGATTATTTGCGCGACGGCCACGGCGCCATCGTTCCCGGCAACAGCGTGTCTCGTACAGGCCAACCTCGGAGCGAAGCGAGCGGTCGCTTTCGACGTCAGTGCCGCCTGTAGCGGCTTCATCTTCGCGATGGATACGGCGAAGAGCATGATGCAGGCGAAAGGGTTGAAACGGACGCTCGTCATCGGAGCGGAGAAGATGGGCAACCTCATCGACTGGGACGATCGTTCGACCGCCGTCTTGTTCGGTGACGGGGCAGGTGCCGTCGTTCTCGGTGAAGACGAAGTCGCAGCCATCGACTCCATCGTACTCGGCAGCGACGGGACCGGCGGAAAGTTCTTGTATGAGAACGAAGAAGGTAAAATCGTCATGAACGGACGTGAAGTCTTCAAGTTCGCCGTTCGTAAAATGCCAGATATCGTCTTAGAGGCGCTACAAGGGGCTGGAAAGACGATTGAGGACCTCGACGTCCTCGTGCCGCACCAAGCCAACCGTCGCATCATCGACGCTGCAATCGAACGGTTAGGGCTTCACGAAGAAAAGGTTGTCGTCACGATTCAAGACCATGCGAACACGTCAGCCGCTTCGATTCCGCTCGCTTTGGCCGAAGCGGTCAAGCACGGTAAGATTTCAAACGGTCAGACGGTCGTCGTCGCCGGATTCGGCGCCGGGCTCACATGGGGAGCGAGTTGTCTAACATGGAATAACGCTAACATCACGGAGGAGATTAACGCATGA
- the mtnN gene encoding 5'-methylthioadenosine/S-adenosylhomocysteine nucleosidase, whose protein sequence is MKIGIIGAMEEEVNLLRNELTERTDTEIANYHFYEGYLGNVEVVILKSGIGKVNAAIGTTLLIDKFKPDVVINTGSAGGFKKGMKVGDVVVSTEVRHHDVDVTAFGYEYGQVPGMPAAYTADAHLMDVCKEVIESLHDVNVHTGLIVTGDSFINDSKRVADILGRFEGVAAVEMEAAPIAQTCYQFGIPFVVTRSISDSADEEANLSFDEFLETASINSAKMVMAVTKRLGQSE, encoded by the coding sequence ACGAATTGACAGAACGGACAGACACAGAGATCGCCAACTATCACTTCTATGAAGGATACCTCGGCAACGTCGAAGTCGTCATTTTAAAGTCAGGCATCGGGAAAGTGAATGCGGCCATCGGTACGACGCTTCTCATTGACAAGTTCAAACCGGATGTCGTCATCAATACCGGTTCGGCGGGCGGCTTTAAAAAAGGAATGAAAGTCGGAGACGTCGTCGTCTCGACCGAAGTCCGTCATCACGATGTCGATGTGACCGCGTTCGGCTACGAGTACGGGCAAGTGCCAGGCATGCCGGCAGCGTACACGGCTGACGCTCATTTGATGGATGTCTGTAAAGAAGTGATTGAGAGCCTCCATGATGTGAACGTCCACACGGGCCTCATCGTGACAGGTGACTCGTTCATCAACGACTCGAAACGTGTTGCCGACATCCTCGGTCGTTTCGAAGGTGTCGCGGCTGTCGAGATGGAAGCCGCTCCGATCGCACAGACGTGCTACCAGTTCGGGATTCCGTTCGTCGTGACCCGTTCGATTTCGGACAGCGCCGACGAGGAAGCAAACTTGTCGTTCGATGAATTTTTAGAAACGGCATCCATCAATTCGGCAAAAATGGTCATGGCCGTCACGAAACGACTCGGTCAAAGTGAATAA